In Oncorhynchus keta strain PuntledgeMale-10-30-2019 chromosome 19, Oket_V2, whole genome shotgun sequence, a single genomic region encodes these proteins:
- the zgc:86598 gene encoding STKc_CK2_alpha domain-containing protein gives MSGPVTSRSRVYPDVNTQRPREYWDYESHVVEWGNQDDYQLVRKLGRGKYSEVFEAINITNNEKVVVKILKPVKKKKIKREIKILENLRGGPNIITLLDIVKDPVSRTPALVFEHVNNTDFKQLYQTLSDYDIRFYMYEILKALDYCHSMGIMHRDVKPHNVMIDHEHRKLRLIDWGLAEFYHPAQEYNVRVASRYFKGPELLVDYQMYDYSLDMWSLGCMLASMIFRKEPFFHGHDNYDQLVRIAKVLGTEDLYDYIDKYNIELDPRFNDILGRHSRKRWERFVHSENQHLVSTEALDFLDKLLRYDHHARLTAREAMDQPYFYPIVKDQARMGSTSGLSTGSTPVSSSSMMTGITSMSSSQPLANVAGSPVISSPSALATQVPAAAGAQP, from the exons ATGTCTGGCCCGGTCACCAGTCGATCCCGGGTTTACCCCGACGTGAACACACAGAGACCCCGGGAGTACTGGGACTACGAGTCACACGTTGTGGAGTGGGG GAATCAAGATGACTACCAGCTGGTGCGAAAGCTCGGCCGAGGCAAATACAGCGAAGTGTTTGAAGCCATCAACATCACAAACAACGAGAAAGTAGTAGTCAAAATACTCAAG CCAGTAAAGAAGAAGAAAATCAAGCGAGAAATCAAGATTCTAGAAAACCTGCGAGGTGGCCCCAACATCATCACACTTCTAGACATCGTCAAGGATCCAGTG TCCCGGACTCCTGCCCTGGTTTTTGAACATGTTAACAACACAGACTTCAAG CAATTATATCAAACGCTATCAGACTACGACATACGGTTCTACATGTACGAGATCTTAAAG GCCCTGGACTACTGTCACAGTATGGGCATCATGCACCGAGACGTCAAGCCACACAACGTTATGATTGACCACGAACACAGAAAG CTTCGCCTTATAGACTGGGGTTTGGCAGAGTTCTACCACCCTGCTCAGGAGTACAACGTACGAGTGGCGTCCCGATACTTCAAGGGTCCAGAGCTGCTAGTCGACTACCAG ATGTACGACTACAGTTTAGACATGTGGAGCTTGGGCTGCATGCTGGCCAGTATGATCTTCAGGAAGGAGCCTTTCTTCCACGGACACGACAACTACGACCAG CTTGTACGAATCGCAAAAGTCCTGGGCACAGAAGACCTTTATGACTACATCGATAAATACAACATCGAGCTAGACCCACGGTTCAACGACATTCTGGGCAG ACATTCCCGTAAACGGTGGGAGAGGTTTGTGCACAGTGAGAATCAGCACCTGGTGAGCACCGAGGCTCTGGACTTCCTGGACAAGCTGCTGCGCTACGACCACCACGCCCGCCTTACAGCCCGGGAGGCCATGGACCAGCCCTACTTCT ACCCCATTGTGAAAGACCAGGCGAGGATGGGCTCTACATCAGGGCTGTCGACTGGTTCTACCCCAGTCAGCTCCTCCAGTATGAtgacag GCATCACCTCCATGTCCTCGTCGCAGCCCCTGGCTAATGTGGCGGGCTCTCCTGTGATCTCCTCCCCCAGTGCTCTGGCCACTCAGGTCCCAGCCGCTGCCGGGGCCCAGCCCTGA